Proteins from a single region of Geothrix sp. PMB-07:
- a CDS encoding glycoside hydrolase family 125 protein, which produces MLTGRPRSALTTGLLAALVAMSPAVRAASGPQGRPDAAARRFSSEAVEATIREVTSACNPELARLFENCFPNTLDTTVTHRLKAGGPDTFIITGDIPAMWLRDSTAQVWPYLSLAPKDPKLKAIMAGLIHRQTACIRLDPYANAFNDGPGESPWAKDHTAMKPELHERKWEVDSLCWPIRLAHGYVKTTGDTSVIDDAWKEAMGLVLKTFREQQRKVGPGPYRFTRTTSWQHDTQAQGGWGNPWKPCGLIASAFRPSDDATVFLFLVPSNHFAVVSLRQMADLAEGPGHDPALAQSARALADEVAAALQQHALVQHPKYGRIWAFEVDGFGNALMMDDSNAPSLLTLPYLGACRLDDPIYQATRRFVLSEDNPYFAKGKVAAGISSPHAESFRIWHLALIAQALTAQSDAELSACLRTLQGTHAGTYFMHEAFHKDDARDFTRPWFAWANSFFGELILQTYRTKPHLLK; this is translated from the coding sequence ATGCTCACAGGCCGTCCCCGCAGCGCTCTCACCACCGGGTTGCTCGCAGCCCTTGTTGCCATGAGCCCTGCGGTCCGGGCGGCGTCCGGGCCCCAGGGGCGCCCGGACGCCGCGGCACGCCGATTCAGCAGCGAGGCCGTGGAAGCCACCATCCGGGAGGTGACCTCCGCCTGCAACCCAGAGCTCGCACGCCTCTTCGAAAACTGCTTTCCGAACACGCTGGACACCACGGTCACCCACCGCCTGAAGGCCGGGGGGCCCGACACGTTCATCATCACGGGGGACATCCCGGCCATGTGGCTGCGGGACAGTACCGCACAGGTCTGGCCTTACCTCAGCCTGGCTCCCAAGGATCCCAAACTGAAAGCCATTATGGCCGGGCTCATCCATCGCCAGACCGCCTGCATCCGCCTCGATCCCTATGCCAATGCCTTCAACGACGGCCCAGGTGAAAGCCCCTGGGCCAAGGACCACACGGCCATGAAGCCTGAGCTGCATGAGCGCAAGTGGGAGGTGGACAGCCTCTGCTGGCCCATTCGACTGGCCCATGGCTATGTGAAGACCACCGGCGACACCTCGGTGATCGATGACGCCTGGAAGGAAGCCATGGGCCTGGTCCTGAAGACCTTCCGCGAGCAGCAGCGCAAGGTCGGACCGGGGCCCTACCGCTTCACCCGCACCACCTCCTGGCAGCACGACACCCAGGCCCAAGGCGGCTGGGGCAACCCGTGGAAACCCTGCGGCCTCATCGCCAGCGCCTTCAGGCCTTCGGATGATGCCACGGTGTTCCTGTTCCTGGTCCCGTCCAACCACTTCGCCGTGGTGAGCCTGCGCCAGATGGCCGACCTCGCGGAGGGGCCGGGCCATGATCCGGCCTTGGCCCAATCAGCCCGGGCCCTGGCCGATGAAGTCGCCGCCGCCCTGCAGCAGCATGCGCTGGTGCAACACCCCAAGTACGGCCGCATCTGGGCCTTCGAGGTCGATGGCTTCGGCAATGCCCTGATGATGGACGATTCCAACGCACCCAGCCTGCTCACCCTGCCCTACCTCGGCGCCTGCCGCCTGGATGATCCCATCTACCAGGCCACGCGCCGGTTCGTGCTGAGCGAAGACAACCCGTATTTCGCCAAGGGCAAGGTCGCGGCTGGCATCAGCAGCCCCCACGCCGAGAGCTTCCGGATCTGGCACCTGGCTCTCATCGCCCAGGCCCTCACGGCCCAGAGCGATGCGGAGCTGAGCGCCTGCCTGCGCACCCTGCAGGGCACGCACGCGGGCACCTACTTCATGCACGAGGCCTTTCACAAGGACGATGCCAGGGACTTCACACGTCCCTGGTTCGCCTGGGCCAACTCCTTTTTTGGGGAGTTGATCCTGCAGACCTACCGCACAAAACCCCACCTGCTGAAGTGA
- a CDS encoding TorF family putative porin encodes MRLLNLLPILGVLSVNLAAQSPAAAPPAPPTLLGFAVSGSATIGSQYIFRGLTQTDGKPTIQGELDLVHPSGFYLSTSLSNISWYTDQNSGYVNAPVSLGAPGPGGAPYFPDKTNSASVELDLFGGYKWGFAKDWTLDVGLYRYLYPGTYNNLGLFRNPATTEAYLGLTYSWASLKCSQVLSATTFGTANAKGTTYVDLSLAIPLGDSGFTLLAHGGRTTYAANDNALFYAGTRKFDDNSVFSYTDYRVGVAKEISGYTFTLAATGANGKDAAADGQTPVYLNVMGRNIGGSRLTFTLAKAF; translated from the coding sequence ATGCGCCTGCTCAACCTCCTGCCGATCCTCGGAGTCCTGTCCGTGAACCTGGCCGCCCAGAGTCCTGCGGCCGCGCCCCCCGCGCCGCCGACCCTCCTGGGCTTTGCGGTGAGCGGCTCCGCGACCATCGGCTCCCAGTACATCTTCCGTGGCCTGACGCAGACCGATGGCAAGCCCACCATCCAGGGCGAGCTGGACTTGGTGCATCCTTCGGGGTTCTACCTCAGCACCAGCCTGAGCAACATTTCGTGGTACACCGACCAGAACTCGGGCTACGTGAATGCCCCGGTGTCCCTGGGCGCCCCCGGCCCCGGAGGCGCGCCGTACTTCCCGGACAAGACCAACTCCGCCAGTGTGGAACTGGATCTCTTCGGTGGCTACAAGTGGGGCTTCGCCAAGGACTGGACGCTGGATGTGGGCCTCTACCGCTACCTCTACCCAGGCACCTACAACAACCTGGGCCTGTTCCGGAATCCAGCCACCACCGAGGCCTACCTGGGCCTCACGTACAGCTGGGCCAGCCTGAAGTGCTCGCAGGTCCTCAGCGCGACCACCTTCGGCACGGCCAACGCCAAGGGCACCACCTATGTGGACCTGTCCCTGGCCATCCCCCTCGGCGACAGCGGCTTCACCCTGCTGGCCCACGGCGGGCGCACCACCTATGCGGCCAACGACAACGCCCTCTTCTACGCGGGAACCCGGAAGTTCGACGACAACTCGGTGTTCAGTTACACCGATTATCGGGTGGGCGTGGCCAAGGAGATCAGCGGCTACACCTTCACGCTGGCGGCCACTGGTGCCAACGGCAAGGACGCGGCGGCTGATGGCCAGACCCCGGTCTACCTCAACGTCATGGGCCGCAACATCGGTGGCAGCCGGCTGACCTTCACCCTGGCCAAAGCCTTCTAG
- a CDS encoding P-II family nitrogen regulator produces the protein MKMIIAIIRPDKFEAVQAALVAKDIYLMTVSDVRGCGTQKGFAEQFRGNKIGLVRLLPKVKLEIAVNEEFVKPAVEAIMAAAKSEPSHLGDGKVFVLNLEDCFRVRTGETGSAAIGP, from the coding sequence ATGAAAATGATCATCGCCATCATCCGCCCCGATAAATTCGAGGCTGTGCAGGCTGCCCTGGTAGCCAAGGACATCTACCTCATGACGGTGTCCGATGTCCGCGGCTGCGGCACCCAGAAGGGGTTTGCCGAGCAGTTCCGGGGCAACAAGATCGGGCTGGTCCGCCTGCTGCCCAAGGTCAAGCTTGAGATCGCCGTGAATGAGGAGTTCGTCAAACCCGCGGTGGAGGCCATCATGGCCGCGGCCAAGTCAGAGCCCAGCCACCTGGGCGACGGCAAGGTTTTCGTCCTGAACCTGGAGGACTGCTTCCGGGTGCGGACGGGCGAAACCGGCAGTGCCGCCATCGGGCCATGA
- a CDS encoding ammonium transporter, whose translation MARTTPPEGRLSLQAKVARLNQRLRDPEWRRYGFTLASGKLLGLIVVIGMMILIPMVLTGTSARADTPATAPAPGVVSAAPSLTAQAPAPAPAPPPPAVVAKDIINPLNTLWTLVAAFLVFAMQAGFVMLEAGFCRSRETVNVLVECVFDTCLCGILFWAFGYAFMFSEGNGFIGYHWFFLKGAPVTYGTTGVALMAHWLFQFAFADTCSTITSGAMIGRTDFIGDILYSFAVSGFIYPIIGHWAWGPDGFLATMGSAGKFLPSLGMNFHDFAGSTVVHTIGGAVALAGSVVLGPRLGRKFKRDGGGPMTPHDLTIAVCGGLLLWFGWYGFNPGSTLSAMDFEGIGRVAANTTLAACAAGLTAVFYIYFRTDKWDPGAITNGFLAGLVAITAPCYWVSPLGSVVIGAIAGVLVILAVDLMEYLRIDDPIGAVPVHMVNGIWGTLALGLFASGQYAAAGSDPIAPDLSAKLTGLFYGGGAKVLIAQAIGSGIVTGATLAVSFAVMVAIDAKGLLRLSEEGEHDGLDLHEHGISAYPEYVISALASPAGAPIRVHAHAEE comes from the coding sequence ATGGCACGAACCACCCCCCCTGAAGGACGGCTCTCCCTTCAAGCGAAAGTCGCCCGGTTGAACCAGCGGCTGAGGGACCCTGAATGGCGGCGCTACGGCTTCACCTTGGCCTCCGGCAAACTGCTGGGCCTGATCGTGGTGATCGGGATGATGATCCTCATTCCGATGGTCCTGACCGGCACCTCCGCCCGGGCTGATACTCCGGCCACAGCCCCAGCGCCCGGTGTTGTCTCGGCCGCTCCTTCTTTGACCGCCCAGGCCCCAGCACCAGCCCCTGCTCCTCCGCCTCCAGCGGTGGTCGCCAAGGACATCATCAACCCGCTCAACACGCTGTGGACGCTGGTGGCGGCCTTCCTCGTGTTCGCCATGCAGGCGGGCTTCGTCATGCTGGAAGCGGGTTTCTGCCGCTCCCGCGAAACAGTGAACGTGCTGGTGGAGTGCGTCTTCGACACGTGCCTCTGCGGCATTCTGTTCTGGGCCTTCGGTTATGCGTTCATGTTCAGTGAAGGCAACGGCTTCATCGGGTACCACTGGTTCTTCCTGAAGGGCGCACCGGTGACCTATGGCACCACGGGCGTGGCCCTGATGGCCCACTGGCTCTTCCAGTTCGCCTTTGCCGACACCTGTTCGACCATCACCTCTGGGGCCATGATCGGCCGCACGGATTTCATAGGCGACATCCTCTACAGTTTCGCCGTATCCGGCTTCATCTACCCCATCATCGGCCACTGGGCCTGGGGCCCCGACGGCTTCCTGGCCACCATGGGCAGTGCGGGCAAGTTCCTTCCCTCGCTTGGCATGAACTTCCATGACTTCGCTGGCTCCACCGTCGTCCACACCATCGGCGGCGCCGTGGCGCTGGCGGGTTCAGTGGTGCTTGGCCCGCGCCTGGGCCGCAAGTTCAAGCGGGATGGCGGCGGCCCCATGACGCCCCACGACCTCACCATCGCCGTGTGCGGCGGCCTGCTGCTCTGGTTTGGATGGTACGGCTTCAACCCCGGCAGCACCCTGTCGGCCATGGATTTCGAGGGGATCGGCCGGGTGGCCGCCAACACCACGCTCGCGGCCTGTGCCGCCGGGCTCACCGCCGTGTTCTACATCTACTTCCGCACGGACAAATGGGATCCGGGTGCCATCACCAATGGCTTCCTCGCGGGCCTGGTGGCCATCACGGCGCCCTGCTACTGGGTGAGCCCTTTGGGTTCTGTGGTGATCGGGGCCATCGCAGGGGTGCTCGTGATCCTCGCGGTGGACCTGATGGAGTACCTGCGCATCGACGATCCCATCGGCGCCGTGCCCGTGCATATGGTCAACGGCATCTGGGGCACCCTGGCCCTGGGCCTCTTCGCCAGCGGGCAGTATGCCGCGGCGGGCAGTGATCCCATCGCACCTGACCTCTCCGCCAAGCTCACGGGCCTGTTCTATGGTGGCGGCGCCAAGGTGCTGATCGCCCAGGCCATCGGCAGCGGCATTGTCACTGGGGCCACCCTGGCTGTGTCCTTCGCTGTCATGGTTGCCATCGATGCCAAGGGGCTCCTGCGGCTCTCCGAGGAAGGTGAGCATGACGGTCTGGACCTGCACGAACACGGCATCTCTGCCTATCCCGAATATGTGATTTCGGCGCTGGCTTCGCCGGCGGGAGCCCCCATCCGGGTGCATGCCCATGCGGAAGAGTGA
- a CDS encoding sigma-54-dependent Fis family transcriptional regulator, whose amino-acid sequence MVSSEVHRLSPLLEVSQALAVADLRVALPRALEILSEAFGAINGAILLADEEGKGLRIEAARGLSRQATERAHYKSGEGINGRVLASGKAVVLPRASQEPLFLDRTGVLKEQKRKKVELSFFCVPVFLDQRTAGTLCLTVRHDPRRDYERDSKVLQIAASMVGLAMKVARLVAADRQRLVEENQQLRLDLRERYDLRHLIGHSHAMQRVYEAVAQAAPSSTTVLIRGESGTGKELAAHALHYNSPRADKPFIKVSCGALPENLIESELFGYEPGAFTDARHQKKGRFELANGGTLFLDEVGELSPATQVKLLRVLQEREFERLGGVSPVKVDVRLVAATHRDLEAAVRAGTFREDLYYRLHVFELFMPPLRERQADIVLLADHFVEKIAAAQGKDVRRISTSAIDMLVAYHWPGNVRELENCIERAILVAEGGVIHAHHLPPSLQTAEVSDTLPGAGLADAVAAFERDLLQDALKSARGNRSRAARLLQTTERILNYKVQKYGLEPERFRSA is encoded by the coding sequence ATGGTCTCCTCCGAGGTCCATCGCCTTTCGCCCCTCCTGGAGGTGAGTCAGGCCCTGGCTGTCGCAGATCTTCGGGTGGCCCTGCCCAGGGCGCTGGAGATCCTTTCCGAAGCCTTTGGCGCCATCAACGGCGCCATTCTGCTGGCGGATGAGGAAGGGAAGGGACTGCGCATCGAGGCCGCGCGGGGGCTCTCCCGGCAGGCCACGGAGCGGGCCCATTACAAGTCGGGCGAGGGCATCAATGGCCGAGTCCTGGCCAGTGGGAAGGCCGTGGTGTTGCCCCGGGCCAGCCAGGAACCGCTGTTCCTGGACCGCACTGGCGTGTTGAAGGAGCAGAAGCGCAAGAAGGTGGAGCTGTCCTTTTTCTGCGTGCCGGTCTTCCTGGATCAGCGCACGGCGGGCACCCTCTGTCTCACGGTGCGCCACGATCCCCGGCGTGACTACGAGCGGGACTCCAAGGTGCTGCAGATTGCCGCTTCCATGGTGGGCCTGGCCATGAAGGTGGCGCGGCTGGTGGCGGCGGATCGCCAGCGCCTCGTCGAGGAGAACCAGCAGCTGCGGCTGGATCTGCGGGAGCGCTACGACCTGCGTCATCTCATCGGCCACAGCCACGCCATGCAGCGGGTTTACGAGGCCGTGGCCCAGGCAGCGCCCAGCAGTACCACCGTGCTCATCCGCGGCGAGTCCGGCACGGGCAAGGAATTGGCGGCCCACGCCCTCCACTACAATTCGCCCAGGGCTGACAAGCCCTTCATCAAGGTGAGCTGCGGCGCCCTGCCGGAGAACCTCATCGAGTCGGAGCTGTTCGGCTACGAGCCCGGGGCCTTCACGGATGCCCGGCATCAGAAGAAGGGCCGCTTCGAGCTGGCAAACGGGGGCACCCTGTTTCTGGACGAGGTGGGCGAGCTGTCTCCGGCCACCCAGGTGAAGTTGCTGCGGGTGCTGCAGGAGCGGGAGTTCGAGCGCTTGGGCGGTGTGAGCCCCGTGAAGGTGGATGTGCGCCTTGTCGCCGCCACCCACCGCGACCTGGAGGCGGCCGTGCGGGCCGGGACCTTTCGAGAGGATCTTTACTACCGCCTGCATGTCTTCGAGCTGTTCATGCCCCCGCTCCGAGAGCGGCAGGCGGACATCGTGCTGCTGGCGGACCACTTTGTGGAAAAGATCGCCGCCGCCCAGGGCAAGGATGTGCGGCGCATTTCCACATCAGCCATCGACATGCTGGTCGCCTACCACTGGCCTGGCAATGTGCGCGAACTGGAGAACTGCATCGAGCGGGCCATCCTCGTGGCCGAGGGGGGCGTCATCCATGCCCACCACCTGCCGCCCTCGCTGCAGACCGCCGAAGTGTCCGACACCCTGCCCGGAGCCGGGCTGGCTGATGCCGTGGCGGCCTTCGAGCGGGACCTGTTGCAGGATGCCCTGAAATCCGCCCGCGGCAACCGTTCCAGAGCTGCCCGGCTGCTGCAGACCACCGAGCGGATCCTGAACTACAAGGTGCAGAAGTACGGCCTGGAGCCGGAGCGGTTCCGCTCGGCGTAA
- a CDS encoding amidohydrolase family protein: MSRLALILCFTLSAALQAQSLAVRAEALHTAAGPVITDGVVLIQNGKITAVGKASDVKVPSGLTVKRVKVAIPGIVDGRSTVGLSGLLNQPHDQDQLETSAPMQPELRAMDAYNGRDPLVSYVRSLGVTTVHTGHGPGALISGQTFVVKTDATEVTRGVLKPQAMVAATLGDGARAREASKAPGTRAKQIAMLRGELVAAQEYAKKLKDSDKGKEPARDLRKEVMAQVLQKEVPLLVTAHRAQDILSLLRLAKEFDLDIVLDGGAEAYLVLDELKAARVPVILHPTMSRAFGDMENLSLETAAKLQAAGIPFSFQSGFEGYVPKTRVVLWEAAMAAANGLGFEDTLRALTLAPAKLLGVADRVGSLEAGKDGDVALFDGDPFEYTTHCVGTVINGVLVSAGEETR, translated from the coding sequence GTGAGCCGCCTCGCCCTTATCCTCTGCTTCACCCTCTCCGCCGCGCTCCAGGCCCAGTCCCTGGCCGTGCGGGCCGAAGCCCTGCACACGGCCGCAGGGCCTGTGATCACCGATGGCGTGGTGCTCATCCAGAACGGCAAGATCACCGCCGTGGGCAAAGCCTCGGACGTCAAGGTGCCTTCGGGGCTTACGGTGAAGCGCGTCAAGGTGGCCATCCCCGGCATCGTGGATGGCCGCAGCACCGTGGGGCTTTCCGGCCTGCTGAACCAGCCCCACGACCAGGACCAGCTGGAGACCTCGGCACCGATGCAGCCTGAGCTGCGGGCCATGGACGCCTACAACGGCCGCGATCCCCTGGTGAGCTACGTGCGCAGCCTGGGCGTCACCACCGTGCACACGGGCCATGGCCCCGGCGCTCTCATCAGCGGCCAGACCTTCGTGGTGAAGACCGACGCCACCGAGGTGACCCGCGGCGTGCTGAAGCCCCAGGCCATGGTCGCGGCCACCCTGGGAGACGGAGCCCGGGCCCGGGAGGCGAGCAAGGCCCCGGGCACCCGCGCCAAGCAGATCGCCATGCTGAGGGGCGAGCTGGTGGCGGCTCAGGAATACGCGAAGAAGCTGAAGGACAGCGATAAGGGCAAGGAGCCCGCCCGGGACCTCCGCAAAGAGGTCATGGCCCAGGTGCTGCAGAAGGAGGTGCCCCTGCTGGTGACCGCCCACCGCGCCCAGGACATCCTGTCCCTGCTGCGCCTCGCCAAGGAGTTCGACCTGGACATCGTGCTGGATGGCGGCGCGGAGGCCTACCTGGTGCTGGACGAGCTCAAGGCCGCCAGGGTGCCCGTGATTCTCCATCCCACCATGTCCCGCGCTTTTGGCGACATGGAGAACCTCAGCCTGGAGACCGCCGCCAAGCTGCAGGCCGCAGGCATCCCCTTCTCGTTCCAGAGCGGCTTCGAGGGCTATGTGCCCAAGACCCGCGTGGTGCTCTGGGAAGCCGCCATGGCTGCCGCCAACGGCCTCGGCTTCGAGGACACGCTGCGGGCCCTGACCCTGGCCCCCGCCAAGCTGCTCGGTGTCGCCGATCGCGTGGGCAGCCTGGAGGCGGGCAAGGATGGCGATGTGGCCCTGTTCGATGGCGATCCCTTCGAGTACACCACCCACTGCGTGGGCACCGTCATCAACGGTGTGCTGGTCAGCGCGGGGGAAGAGACCCGTTAA
- a CDS encoding amidohydrolase family protein: MKPLHSALAHALAWNLALLPLAAQDKPQAFLGARIIPVEGLDIDNGVLVVQGGKILALGGPGTSIPADAVRHDAKGKVIMPGFVDTHSHIGSAEGADGTAPIQPDVRVSDSLNLASATVMRARAGGITSVNVMPGSGHLLSGQTMYLKLREGQTIDALAMGKLPNGSYLGGMKMANGTNPRRTTGPFPGTRAKSAALVREQFVKAQDYQRKLKEAGDDPKKKPARDLAMEALVEVLEGKRVVHHHTHRHDDIFTVLRLQKEFGFKVVLHHVSDAWMVADEIAKAGVGASFIALDSPGGKLETKDLRMTNGAALEKAGVVAGFHTDDPITDSRWFVREAGLSVRAGMTRKAALEAMTLNGAKLLDLQARIGSLKPGKDADFLLLSADPLSVYSHVEETWVEGVKVFDRANPKHRLYAVGGPGATHDTADLTHLLALEAEETYQ, encoded by the coding sequence ATGAAACCACTGCATTCCGCGCTGGCCCATGCCCTGGCATGGAACCTCGCGCTTCTGCCCCTCGCGGCCCAGGACAAGCCCCAGGCATTCCTTGGCGCCCGGATCATCCCCGTGGAAGGCCTCGACATCGACAATGGCGTGCTCGTGGTCCAGGGGGGGAAGATCCTCGCCCTGGGTGGCCCCGGCACGAGCATTCCCGCCGATGCCGTTCGCCACGATGCCAAGGGCAAGGTCATCATGCCCGGTTTCGTGGACACCCACAGCCACATCGGCAGCGCCGAGGGGGCCGACGGCACCGCGCCCATCCAGCCCGATGTGCGTGTATCCGATAGCCTGAACCTGGCCAGCGCCACGGTGATGCGCGCCCGCGCGGGTGGCATTACCTCCGTGAACGTGATGCCCGGATCGGGTCACCTGCTCAGCGGCCAGACCATGTACCTCAAGCTGCGCGAAGGGCAGACCATCGACGCGCTGGCCATGGGCAAGCTGCCCAACGGAAGTTATCTCGGCGGCATGAAGATGGCCAACGGGACGAATCCCCGGCGCACCACGGGCCCTTTCCCGGGCACGCGGGCGAAGAGCGCCGCGCTGGTGCGGGAGCAGTTCGTGAAGGCCCAGGATTACCAGCGCAAGCTGAAAGAGGCTGGCGACGATCCCAAGAAGAAGCCCGCCCGCGACCTGGCCATGGAAGCCCTGGTGGAGGTGCTGGAGGGCAAGCGCGTGGTCCACCACCACACCCACCGTCACGATGACATCTTCACGGTGCTGCGCCTGCAGAAGGAGTTCGGCTTCAAGGTGGTGCTGCACCACGTGAGCGATGCCTGGATGGTGGCTGATGAGATCGCGAAGGCAGGGGTGGGAGCCTCCTTCATCGCGCTGGACAGCCCCGGCGGCAAGCTGGAGACCAAGGACCTGCGCATGACCAACGGCGCCGCCCTGGAGAAGGCCGGCGTGGTGGCGGGTTTCCACACGGACGATCCCATCACCGATTCCCGCTGGTTCGTCCGCGAGGCCGGGCTGTCGGTGCGTGCGGGCATGACCCGCAAGGCGGCCCTGGAGGCCATGACCCTCAACGGCGCCAAGCTGTTGGACCTGCAGGCCCGCATCGGCTCGCTGAAACCGGGCAAGGATGCGGATTTCCTGCTGCTCAGCGCTGATCCCCTCAGCGTCTACAGCCATGTGGAGGAAACCTGGGTGGAGGGGGTCAAGGTCTTCGACCGCGCCAATCCCAAGCACCGCCTCTACGCCGTGGGCGGGCCCGGGGCCACCCACGACACCGCCGACCTCACGCACCTCTTGGCTCTGGAAGCCGAGGAGACCTACCAGTGA
- a CDS encoding tetratricopeptide repeat protein produces the protein MLRYLMAFTVLTAPVLADTQPKGPRAVTGQSVGSLLDVLRPTADGVCEMAREVTRCRSAAEQGDADAQIQLGTRYFQGEGLPKDSAEGLKWYRRAAEGGDARAQTLLGELYCLGEEVRQDIAEAAKWFRLASEKGQVEAQARLGAMYYLGEGVPRDSREALKWLDSAAKQGEPYAQGCLGLMCAEGDGVPKDSVQAYAWLLRAKEGGNPQASESLRVVERSLTRSQIEEAKRRAAEALGRRNGN, from the coding sequence ATGCTGCGATACCTGATGGCCTTCACTGTCTTGACGGCCCCCGTGCTGGCCGATACCCAGCCGAAAGGCCCGAGGGCAGTGACGGGCCAGTCGGTCGGTTCGCTCCTCGACGTCCTCCGGCCCACCGCCGATGGGGTGTGCGAGATGGCCAGGGAGGTCACACGATGCCGCAGCGCGGCAGAGCAGGGTGATGCCGATGCCCAGATTCAACTGGGGACGAGGTACTTCCAGGGCGAGGGGCTGCCCAAGGATTCTGCCGAAGGGCTGAAGTGGTACCGCCGGGCCGCCGAAGGCGGGGACGCCCGCGCCCAGACGCTTTTGGGCGAACTCTACTGCCTGGGTGAAGAGGTACGCCAGGACATCGCCGAGGCGGCGAAGTGGTTCCGCCTGGCTTCCGAGAAGGGGCAAGTGGAGGCACAGGCTCGGCTGGGGGCCATGTACTACCTGGGCGAAGGGGTGCCGCGGGATTCCCGGGAAGCCTTGAAATGGCTCGACAGCGCCGCGAAGCAGGGCGAGCCCTATGCGCAGGGTTGCCTGGGCCTCATGTGCGCAGAAGGCGATGGCGTACCCAAGGACAGCGTCCAGGCCTATGCCTGGCTGCTGCGGGCCAAGGAGGGCGGCAATCCGCAGGCTTCGGAATCCCTCCGGGTGGTGGAGCGGAGCCTGACTCGCTCCCAGATCGAAGAGGCGAAGCGCCGGGCCGCGGAAGCCCTCGGAAGGCGAAACGGGAACTGA